DNA from Solanum stenotomum isolate F172 chromosome 3, ASM1918654v1, whole genome shotgun sequence:
GACCATGACATGTTTGCTAGAGAATCCTGAAGAAGAATATCGTAAGTACTTAGAAAAACTAAAGGACAAGGACCATGACAGTGATGATAATGTGGAGATAGATGATGAGGTAGAGGAAGAAAAAGGAAGTGTTACTAGTCAAGAATCTAGTTTGAGCAATGATCAAGGACTCGACAAAAATAAGAAGAGTAAGTTATGGAAGAAATTTGTTGTTGATACCTTAAAAGAGAACAAGAAGAAAGATAAACAAAATTCTCAAAGGGATAACAACTCAAAAGGTGGTGAAAAAGCAAACAAGGTTAAGAACAAAGGGGAGGCGAGCAGCAAAGAAGTCATCGTGTTGACACTGGATGAGTTTGtcaacaaaagattcaaatgTATCCAGAATCAGTTAACATTTTGCATAACGAGCTTGTATACGCATCTACCTACTTCTATCATTTCACTAGAAGTAGCTAAGGAGATGATCAGACTACTTGAGATGTTTCAAACTCTTGGAAAATTGTTTGCTACTGTGGAACAATCTGAAGGATTAAAAGAAATTCTTCCGGGATTTGCTACAAAGAATAAGACAAGACGTTTAAATATTCGTACAACTAAAACAGAATGCCTAAAAGTGTTGAAATTTCTTAATGAAAGCATCTCTCTTCCCAATTTCATTGAGGACTACCAAATTCGAAGTTTTTGTCTGAAAGGTGCATGTTTGATTTTCTGCACGGCTTCTAGCTCGATAAAGTTGCACACGGAAGGAATGACACCACTGGAGATGGTTGTTATTGATGAAGCTGCTCAGCTGAAAGAATGTGAATCCACTATTCCGTTACAACTCCCTGGTCTCCGCCATGCTATACTCATCGGTGATGAAAAACAACTGCCTGCTATGGTTCAGAGCAAGGTTATATAGTTAATCTCTTTAtaacttgttttttttaatttgctgTGCTGCTCTTTTGTCATTGACAGCTAGTATCCGTTATATACAGATTTGCGAGAAGGCAGAGTTCGGGAGGAGCTTATTTGAGAGGCTGGTAATTTTAGGACACAAGAAGCACCTTCTTAATGTTCAATATAGGATGCATCCAAAAATAAGTTTGTTCCCTAATAGAGAGTTCTATGAGAAGAAAATTATGGATGGTCCTAATGTGAAATCAGCTGCATATGAGAAGAGATTTCTTACTGGAGATATTTTTGGCTCGTATTCATTTATTAACGTAAGTAGTGGAAATGAAGATCAAGATGAAAGACACAGCACGAGAAATAAGGCAGAAGCTTTCGTTGTAGCTGAGATTATTGCCAACCTTCAGAAAGGTACGTAACACACTTATCTTTCAAGgatttaatttatatgttttttgttctttctagTTGGCATACTTGATAGATATTATCTTACCTACAGAATCCATCTCTTCGAAACAAAAAGTTCGTGTTGGTTGTATATCTCCTTACAAGGCTCAAGTTTTTGCTATTCAACAAATTCTTGGCAACAAATATAGCACAGATGTTAAGAGTGACTTCTCTGTGAATGTACGCTCCGTTGATGGTTTTCAAGGTGGTGAAGAGGATGTGATAATTATATCCACTGTTCGTTGTAATGGCAATGGATCGGTTGGTTTCCTCTCGAATCTTCAAAGGGCAAATGTAGCATTGACTCGAGCAAGGTACTAATTTTGTGAACAGCATTTTACATTTCAAAATGGTTTTCGGTATTcttaattatttactttgaTTCTTATGTAGGTACTGCCTTTGGATATTGGGAAATGGCACAACTTTGGTTAACAGTGGTTCCATATGGAAGAAGTTGGTCGTTGATGCCAAGGTTCGCGGTTGTTACTTTGATGTTACTGAAGACAAGCGATTGAGTCAAGCAATTTTGAACGCGACCATTGAACTTGGCAAGCTAGAAACATTACTCAAAACAGATTCACCTTTATTTCAATCAGCCAAATGGAAGGTATGTTGCTTTATTTGGCctataatatgaatatttgagTTCTGTTTGCAAATGGAGAAATAACGAGTTCTTTGCTGTTTTAACTTAACAGGTTGTATTTAGTGAGGATTTCTCAAAATCCATTGCCAGAATTAAGGATGTTGAGATAAGTAAGGAAGTGATTTCCCTTTTGGTGAAGCTTTCGAGTGGTTGGCGTAAGTCAGAAAAGAACCACATGTTCAGCAACAAAGGCGGAAATTCTTCTGTACGGTTGGAGGAGTATGTTGTCAAGCACCTAAAATTGATTTGGACCATAGATATTCAGCAGCAGAACTCTACATACCTTCAAGTACTAAAGATATGGGACATTTTACCAGGAAATcatataccaaaattagcaaAGAATCTCGACAAACATTTTGGTCAATATACCGTTGATATGATGAATCGATGCAAATACAAACGTGTGGAACGGTACAAACTGTCTTATATTGTTTCTCTGGTCTACATTTCTGCTGATTCTTACAAGTACATTTTAGGATAATCGAATTAGTACTCCACGTACATGTCTTAGTCTCAAGTCTTCATTTTTCTGCAGAAACTTTGTATTTCCAATGACTTGGGTAATTGATGGAAATGTTGGCTCAACAACAACCTCACCTCACAGTAACCAAGACGACAACTTGGCACGCCAATTGGCAGCTATGAATTTGAGGGATAAACCAGGATCGTCGAGAAGTTCCAAGTGAGTAGTACTACACGAAAAATGTGAAAACAGAACTCtgatatatgtttttttttgtgttagaTTAGTCTAGTTACTAACTTTACTCAATTGTTATACCAGTAATTTTCAAAAGtccaagaagaagaaaggagaacTGTTCCGCAAATCAAAACAGAACCAACTTGCTGAAGATTTCATGGAAAAATATACGCGCAACAAGTCCAAATAGAAGTCTAAACATCGCGTAATACAGGTAAAACATGAAACAGAAAAGATTGACACTAAATACACTGTCATATCTACTACGTACTTCCTATGTTTCAATTTAACTGTCTTAGTTTGACTATCTACGAACTTTCTTAACATTAAATTCTGTTTTTTCTTGGCAGTTTGTTGCTTGAAAAGCTTGGTGTTTTGGTGCTATTCACTGCCTTCATCATGTTAATACTGCAACTGATCTGGTGATGATCCTATAGTTTATGAATCTGCGCGTTTGCTGAGATGGTGTCCAAGAGTACTGTAATTAATAGTTATGATATTGTTGAAGTGAAATGGCTTGTAAAATGGACATCCTGCTCTTTAAAATGTAGCAAAGAccctatatatatttatatacaactTGAAGGTCTTAGTATTTGATTGTGCCTACATTGTGAAAATTCCATTCTGTCCTATATTCATACACCATATATAACATGGTTCCTAGAATTGTAACGCGCGTATTTCATCAATGAATTTAAGTTATTTACTTGGACAATATAACGATTTTGTTTGCCTCAACATAGTATGACAATGGCAAACTATATGATCATTCATCAACCAAAGTAGATTCAGGGGTGGAGCTGCAGCTTCGACAGAACAAAGTTGTTTTGGCTCAACCACATTAAGTGCAACATGATAGAATCAATATGCAAAAGTGACAAGAAAGTGctagacaagtaaaaatggacggatgaaatatttgaaaaataacataACGAATCTATGTTTGAATTTAccatcaaaataaaaagatttgacTCTTACAATCCGaacagtgttacataattaattGAGACATATGGAATAgtaacttttaattaatgttgtCAATATAGGTATCCCATCCATGCATGGAAATTGGGTAAACTCTATAATTCCCAAGGAAGAAAATGAGGAGacttttgaacaaaaaaaaaaaaaactcttaatgAATTCACTTGTTGTAGAAACTCCTAATCTCataagaagaagtaaaaggtAATTAAACTccattctttaattttgtttttgcatGTGTAAGATTAAGAtgtttaattagtttatttattttaatgacaATTAGGTGAAGATCatgtcaacaacaacaacaaagttCCTGGCTTAGTGATTTGATGTTTTCTTGGTCTTTTAAGggatgtactcaacaaaaatctTTACAGAGACAAGGTTTGAATTTTTACTTTTCTAGTATGTCAAGCAATTATTGTTTACAAAATGCGCGTGCTCATCTAAggattttaaaatatgaataaataaacaCAAGAAAACGTCAAGAAATTATAACAtctatagtaatttaacataatatatagtgtaaataagaattaatctatatatagttaatataaatattattaatacactctatttaactttatttttatacaccATGCCAAACAACCAATTTACTCATAGAAAAAGAGGTCGGCAGGAAAACAAAGTTGCACATAGTACAATAGTAGCTTTTAATTTGTCATTATAACAAAGTTTTATGGCAAATGAGAAAACAAAAGTTatagaaatatttgaattttctttaattCCCAACGAAGGAAACGAAACGACCCCCAAAAAATCACTTTCAAAAGTAGTTATTTTCTACATTTCCCTAAATAAGATTTCACTTTTTTCCACAccaatttaatttctttatttatttttttgttatgttgcactaaaaatatattattaatatataaattttttacgTTATCAAATCAATCTAAGTACAATTTATTATAACACGTACGTAACACTTTATTTTATACCAGCAGTACCAAGTAAAGTAACCCATACTTTAACTATATTCTTATTAAGTTAACAAGTCTTAATATACGGTAACCTTAGTTAATTTGTTGTAACATGTTAAGTGTTTAATTTGTatcacttttatttgttcaatatattaaaaataaatatctatcattatttatcacttaatttctaatttattcTTATTAGTAACTATAATCATTCCTCAAtagaattttcaaattaaaacattgtatttattatattcaaaatggTGACTAGTTGAATACCATTCGTTGTAAAATTATGCATATCGAAAATTATAGGATCtatatatgtcatcttttattttctttatgtgtatatattaaatcttgaatACCCTTGATGAAATTTCTGACTTCACTACTGATTATATTCATTTCTCTTTAAAAGGTGTGATAAATTAATactggacaaataaaaatgagcGGAGGATGTTGcccttttatatatagtttaagACTTCAATTCTAAGTCTTCCTTATaacttctcatcatcttcctcTTTCTTCCTTTTAGCCTTTGGAATCTTTGTCACTTTTGGTACAGAATATAAACACTGATATTGACACCAAcatgtaatattattaatataaatatacaacTTTAATCTCCTCTAAGTTTtggcaaacaaaaaaattaaaaagaataactatatattataagttTTCCTTGTAACTTCTCTgttttttttcatctattttagTTGTTGACTATTAGTCCACCTTGTTGAAGGTCTTTATAATCTTTATTCCAcactttttatccttttttatcatatgattgtacgaaataaattatttttttacattaaagTTGCTTGTCATTTTCCACTAAACTTTCATCATTTTTGTTGAATGCAGCAGTAGAGAATATTTTGTTGCTTCAACATAATATAAAGTTATTAGTAACTAAAAGATCATAAtcctagaagaagaagaaatacaaaggtaaagtttttatttatttatttttccttatatttGTTCTTGCATGTTGATGATCATGATGATGATGTACAtgttgttaattttattttatttttaattttttaaaaatatttttgattaatattAGGGGAAAATGACAACTACTACAAAGAAGAAAACAGAGAAAACAATTCCTGGCTTAGTGGATTTGGTGTTTTCTTGGTCTTTAAAGGATGTGTTGAACAAAGATTTTTACAAAGACataagaagaagtaaaaggtAATTAAAGTCCCttctttaattttgttcttTCATGTGTAAGATTAAGAtgtttaattactttatttgttttaatgacAATTAGGTGAAGATCatgtcaacaacaacaacaaagaagAAACCAATTCATGGCTTAGTGGATTTGGTGTTTTCTTGGTCTTTAAAGGATGCACTCGACAAAAATCTTTACAGAGACAAGGTTTGAATTTCTACTTTTCTAGTAAGACAACCAATTATCGTTGATAACATGCGCGTGCTCATCTAATgagttcaaaatatgaagaagtaaacacaAGAAAATGTCGAGGGATTataacatctactatatataaagtaatttagcataatatatatagtgtaattttctgTCGAAGGAAATTCAGATGAACCCCTTGCACACGCGAGGCTCCTCCCATGGTCATCAAGAGAAGTTAACTTTTTGTTGTGACTTTTAGTGGTTACCAGATCAAATCCAATAGTTTTGGTCCAAATCTTGTATTTAATAATCTCGAatccataaacttcaaatcgTGAGTCTCCCTTATTCCTTTTTATGTGATTTGTCaagttattaattaatactaTGTGTGTTACAGGTGAAAGAAATACCAGAGACATTCGTATCGATTGATCATTACTTGAAGTCATACATTACTCCACTAGTTGAAGAAACACATGCTGATTTGCTCTCATGTATCTCCACAGTGTCTCGAGCCCCTTTCGTTGAGGTTCTTGATGTTGTAAAATCAGTAAACTTTGAGGCTCCCAAACATTTATATTACCAAATTTTAATTAAGAGAGCTACAGAGGGAGAGAAGATTGAAACACAATATAAACCAGAGAATGGAGATTTGATTGCATTATCAGATGTGAGACCACGAAGAATCGATGATCTGAACAGACCTGAGAGATCTTATCTCATTGCCATTGTTCAAAACATGAACGATGAAGACGATGAGGACTGGATACCTATACTGTCTTCAAATCTTATTCCGTTTCAGCAACAAGGGGACAAGCTTTTTGTGGTCTATCTTTCTAATTTGACAACAAATATTCGAATATGGAATGCTTTGCATTCAGATCCTGATAATGCAAATCGGAAGATCATTAAGACTGTGTTGCAAAGTGATGTAAATAATGTAAGTTATCGGGTATGTGTTTATGTCACAAGTCATTTCCGGGGAaatattttccatgaaaaatgaCTTCTGTCGTACTAAACACACTCATCACTGTTTTtccttcttatttttgttaatctaGCATCCATTCTGAGGTCTATTAAATTTCAATCAATGGCAGGGTGAAGTAGACTGCACACGTTGCTCCGGTGGAGAAACTAAAACTGATGTTATATCAAATTCAAGTGACATCATTCAGTCGTTTGGTCTAGATGATGCTCAACAAGAGGCTATTCTAAGTTGTATCGCAACAAGGGAATGTGATCATCGGAATATGGTTAAGCTAATTTGGGGCCCTCCAGGAACCGGGAAGACTAAAACAGTTGCCTCCTTACTATATGTCCTGTTAAAGATGAAATGCAGAACTTTGACATGTGCTCCTACGAACATTGCTGTTTTGGGAGTTGCAAAGAGGTTAATGCAGCATGTACAAGACGGTCTTGAATATGACACGTATGGTTTAGGAGACATTGTTTTATTTGGAAACGGGGAAAGAATGAAGATCGGTGATCATGAAGATCTGTTTGATGTATTTCTTGAGAACCGTGTTGATGTTCTTGCTAGTTGCCTGTCAGCAAAAGATGGGTGGAAAAGTAGTGTACAATCCATGATATGCTTGCTTGAGGATCCTGAAGAGAAATATCGTAAGTACTTAGTAAAAGATGAAAGTAAGGAACATGACACGAATGATAATAAGGATACAAATGATGACGAAGAGGAAGTAAAAGGTAGTGTTAGTAATGACGAATCTAGCTTGAGCAACAAAGATGGGAAGATCAATTCTCATGGACTAGTAGATAAGCATAGGAAGAATAAGTTGTGGAAGAGATATGTTCTTGAACCCTTAAAAgagaacaagaagaaggattcaaaagataaaaaaagtTCTCAACGGAGGAACAACTCGAGAGCAGAAGGGGAGTCAAGTAACAAAGAAGCCAAAGTTTTGACATTTGAGAAGTTTGTTATCAAAGAATTCAAACGGTTCATTAACCATTTATTATTTTGTCTGCCATGTTTGTATACACATGTACCTACTTCTTTCATGCCACTAGAAACAGCTAACGTAATGTTCAGACTTCTTAAGAATCTTCAAACTCTTGAAACATTGTTTGCTACTACAGAAACATTTGAAAGATTTAAGGAAGTGCTGCTTGGTATTGATACAACAAATAAGGCGAGGCGTTTTGCTAACTTGCATGAAAGTAAAACAGAATGCCTTGGAATGTTGAAATTCCTTAACGAGCATCTCTctcttcccacttttagtaagtATTTTAAGCCCCCTATTCAGAGTTTTTGTCTGAAAGGTGCATGCTTGATTTTCTGCACGGCGTCTAGCTCATCAAAATTGAACATGCAAGGAATGCCACCACTGGAGATGGTGGTAATTGATGAAGCTGCTCAACTGAAAGAATGTGAATCCACTATTCCATTACAACTCCCTGGTCTCCGTCATGCTATACTCATCGGAGATGAAAAACAATTGCCTGCTATGGTTCAGAGCAAGGTTTTCAAATAGTCTTAGTATTGAATGTTCATAAATTACATTTCTGCTCTTTCATTATTTACAATTAGTGTCTGTTGTTGACAGATTTGCGAGAAGGCTGAATTCGGGAGGAGCTTATTCGAGAGGCTGGTAGTATTAGGACACAAGAAGCACCTTCTTAATGTTCAATACAGGATGCATCCGAAAATAAGTTTGTTCCCAAACAACGAGTTCTATCAGAAGAAAATTATGGATGGTCCTAATGTGAAATGTGAAAGATATGAGAAGAGATTTCTTACCGGAGATATTTTTGGCTCGTATTCATTTATTAACATAAGTAGTGGAAATGAAGAGCAAGATGAAAGACACAGCACGAGAAATAAGGCAGAAGCTTTCGTTGTAGCTGAGATAGTTGCCAACCTTCATAAAGGTACATAACACATGACTTATCTGTCAAGgattaaatttatatgttttttgttctttgtaGTTGGCATACTTGATAGATATTATCTTACCTACAGAATTCATCTCATCGAAACAAAAAGTTCGTGTTGGTTGTATATCTCCTTACAAGGCTCAAGTTTTTGCTATTCAACAAATTCTTGGAAAGAAATATAGTACAGATGTTAAGAGTGACTTCTCTGTGAATGTACGTTCTGTTGATGGTTTTCAAGGCGGTGAAGAGGATGCGATAATTATCTCTACAGTTCGTTGTAATGGAAATGGATCGGTTGGTTTTCTTTCTAATCTCCAGAGAGCAAACGTAGCATTGACACGAGCAAGGTACTGTCTTTGGATATTGGGAAATGGAACAACTTTGGTTAATAGTGGTTCCATATGGAAGAATTTGGTCATTGACGCCAAGGCTCGTGGTTGTTACTTTGATGTTACTGATGATAAACGATTGAATCAAGGAACTTTAAACGCGACTATTGAACTTCAGCATATAGAAACATTACTCACAACAGATTCCCCTTTATTCCAAACAGCCAAGTGGAAggtatatatgatgaatatttaACTTCTCTTTCACTCTTCCACGTGGCTTGTTTAAGACCAGAACAGAACattaaatgacattttgtaCATTCTACATAACGGA
Protein-coding regions in this window:
- the LOC125858260 gene encoding uncharacterized protein LOC125858260, with protein sequence MATTTTKKKPEKTIPGLVELVFSWSLKDVLNKDLYKDKVKEIPETFVSIDLYLKSYITPLVEETHADLLSNVSTVSRAPALEVVDVKVSKDFKPPKGLYYNILLKGNQKIEVGENSESKHESKYEPEVGDLIALTDVRPRRIEDLNRPKRSFLIAIVQGMSDDGYRIPILSSQLIPFKKPDRATGEQGDKLFVVYLSNLTTNIRIWNALNPDRENSNFNIIKTVMRSDDSNVGEVDCSLCSVRETETNIAISSSRAIAQSFGLDSAQQEAVVSCVATRECAHQNTVKLIWGPPGTGKTKTVASLLFVLLKMRCRTLTCAPTNVAVLGVTKRLMQNVQSCLHYDTYGLGDIVLFGNGERMKIDDHEDLFDVFLSNRVAALVSCLSPISGWRIGIQTMTCLLENPEEEYRKYLEKLKDKDHDSDDNVEIDDEVEEEKGSVTSQESSLSNDQGLDKNKKSKLWKKFVVDTLKENKKKDKQNSQRDNNSKGGEKANKVKNKGEASSKEVIVLTLDEFVNKRFKCIQNQLTFCITSLYTHLPTSIISLEVAKEMIRLLEMFQTLGKLFATVEQSEGLKEILPGFATKNKTRRLNIRTTKTECLKVLKFLNESISLPNFIEDYQIRSFCLKGACLIFCTASSSIKLHTEGMTPLEMVVIDEAAQLKECESTIPLQLPGLRHAILIGDEKQLPAMVQSKICEKAEFGRSLFERLVILGHKKHLLNVQYRMHPKISLFPNREFYEKKIMDGPNVKSAAYEKRFLTGDIFGSYSFINVSSGNEDQDERHSTRNKAEAFVVAEIIANLQKESISSKQKVRVGCISPYKAQVFAIQQILGNKYSTDVKSDFSVNVRSVDGFQGGEEDVIIISTVRCNGNGSVGFLSNLQRANVALTRARYCLWILGNGTTLVNSGSIWKKLVVDAKVRGCYFDVTEDKRLSQAILNATIELGKLETLLKTDSPLFQSAKWKVVFSEDFSKSIARIKDVEISKEVISLLVKLSSGWRKSEKNHMFSNKGGNSSVRLEEYVVKHLKLIWTIDIQQQNSTYLQVLKIWDILPGNHIPKLAKNLDKHFGQYTVDMMNRCKYKRVERNFVFPMTWVIDGNVGSTTTSPHSNQDDNLARQLAAMNLRDKPGSSRSSNNFQKSKKKKGELFRKSKQNQLAEDFMEKYTRNKSK
- the LOC125858261 gene encoding uncharacterized protein LOC125858261, producing MSTTTTKKKPIHGLVDLVFSWSLKDALDKNLYRDKVKEIPETFVSIDHYLKSYITPLVEETHADLLSCISTVSRAPFVEVLDVVKSVNFEAPKHLYYQILIKRATEGEKIETQYKPENGDLIALSDVRPRRIDDLNRPERSYLIAIVQNMNDEDDEDWIPILSSNLIPFQQQGDKLFVVYLSNLTTNIRIWNALHSDPDNANRKIIKTVLQSDVNNGEVDCTRCSGGETKTDVISNSSDIIQSFGLDDAQQEAILSCIATRECDHRNMVKLIWGPPGTGKTKTVASLLYVLLKMKCRTLTCAPTNIAVLGVAKRLMQHVQDGLEYDTYGLGDIVLFGNGERMKIGDHEDLFDVFLENRVDVLASCLSAKDGWKSSVQSMICLLEDPEEKYRKYLVKDESKEHDTNDNKDTNDDEEEVKGSVSNDESSLSNKDGKINSHGLVDKHRKNKLWKRYVLEPLKENKKKDSKDKKSSQRRNNSRAEGESSNKEAKVLTFEKFVIKEFKRFINHLLFCLPCLYTHVPTSFMPLETANVMFRLLKNLQTLETLFATTETFERFKEVLLGIDTTNKARRFANLHESKTECLGMLKFLNEHLSLPTFSKYFKPPIQSFCLKGACLIFCTASSSSKLNMQGMPPLEMVVIDEAAQLKECESTIPLQLPGLRHAILIGDEKQLPAMVQSKICEKAEFGRSLFERLVVLGHKKHLLNVQYRMHPKISLFPNNEFYQKKIMDGPNVKCERYEKRFLTGDIFGSYSFINISSGNEEQDERHSTRNKAEAFVVAEIVANLHKEFISSKQKVRVGCISPYKAQVFAIQQILGKKYSTDVKSDFSVNVRSVDGFQGGEEDAIIISTVRCNGNGSVGFLSNLQRANVALTRARYCLWILGNGTTLVNSGSIWKNLVIDAKARGCYFDVTDDKRLNQGTLNATIELQHIETLLTTDSPLFQTAKWKVIFSEDFTKSIARIKDAEISKEVMTLLEKLSSGWRNSEKNNMFNNKSGNSSVLLEVYNVKHLKLIWTIDIQKQNSRYLQVLKIWDILPGYYIPKLAKDLDIHFGQYTVDMMNRCKYKRVERNIVIPMTWLIDGNVISTRRSSANRDQDDNLACQLEAMNLRDKPGSSRQ